A genomic window from Nocardioides rotundus includes:
- the glmS gene encoding glutamine--fructose-6-phosphate transaminase (isomerizing): MCGIVGYVGDQQAQGVVVEGLRRLEYRGYDSAGVALVADGQIAADKRAGKLANLEKAIAEDTLPEATTGIGHTRWATHGAPNDTNAHPHIGAAGRVAVVHNGIIENFAPLRAELEAEGVELRSETDTEIAAQLLERAVLAGADLTTAMQQVCQRLEGAFTLVAVDAEDPERVVAARRNSPLVVGLGEGENFLGSDVAAFIEHTRDALELGQDQVVTMTRDAVVVTGFDGSPSEGTPYHVDWDLSAAEKDGYDWFMRKEIFEQPRAVADALLGRHDENGRLQLDEVRLSEDELRNVDKIIIVGCGTANYAGLVAKYAIEHWTRIPCEVELAHEFRYRDPILTRDTLVVAISQSGETADTLMAIRHAREQGARVLAICNTNGSTIPRESDAVIYTHAGPEIGVASTKGFLTQLIACYLLGLYLAQVRGTKFGDEIAAVVRELEQMPEHVQAMLDKAEEIYALAAEHAKTRAVLFLGRHAGFPIALEGALKLKELAYIHAEGFAAGELKHGPIALIEPGLPVFCVVPPRGRDHLHEKMTSAIQEIRARGAHTIALAEEGDDAARPYADRLIELPKVSTLLQPVVAVVPLQLFACELATVMGHDVDQPRNLAKSVTVE; this comes from the coding sequence ATGTGCGGAATCGTGGGGTACGTCGGTGACCAGCAGGCCCAGGGCGTCGTCGTGGAGGGCCTGCGGCGGCTGGAGTACCGCGGATACGACTCCGCCGGGGTGGCGCTCGTGGCGGACGGGCAGATCGCCGCCGACAAGCGCGCCGGCAAGCTGGCCAACCTGGAGAAGGCGATCGCCGAGGACACCCTCCCGGAGGCCACGACCGGCATCGGGCACACCCGCTGGGCCACCCACGGCGCGCCCAACGACACCAACGCCCACCCGCACATCGGCGCCGCCGGCCGCGTGGCCGTCGTGCACAACGGGATCATCGAGAACTTCGCGCCGCTGCGCGCCGAGCTGGAGGCCGAGGGCGTCGAGCTGCGCTCGGAGACCGACACCGAGATCGCCGCGCAGCTGCTCGAGCGCGCGGTGCTGGCCGGCGCCGACCTCACCACCGCGATGCAGCAGGTGTGCCAGCGGCTCGAGGGCGCCTTCACCCTGGTCGCCGTGGACGCCGAGGACCCCGAGCGGGTCGTGGCCGCCCGCCGCAACTCGCCGCTGGTCGTCGGCCTGGGCGAGGGGGAGAACTTCCTCGGCTCCGACGTTGCCGCCTTCATCGAGCACACCCGCGACGCTCTGGAGTTGGGCCAGGACCAGGTCGTCACGATGACCCGCGACGCCGTCGTGGTCACGGGCTTCGACGGCAGCCCCAGCGAGGGGACGCCGTACCACGTCGACTGGGACCTCTCCGCCGCGGAGAAGGACGGCTACGACTGGTTCATGCGCAAGGAGATCTTCGAGCAGCCGCGCGCGGTCGCCGACGCGCTGCTTGGCCGGCACGACGAGAACGGCCGGCTGCAGCTCGACGAGGTGCGGCTCTCGGAGGATGAGCTGCGCAACGTCGACAAGATCATCATCGTCGGCTGCGGCACCGCCAACTACGCCGGCCTGGTCGCGAAGTACGCCATCGAGCACTGGACCCGGATCCCCTGCGAGGTCGAGCTCGCGCACGAGTTCCGCTACCGCGACCCGATCCTGACGCGCGACACCCTGGTCGTGGCGATCAGCCAGTCCGGCGAGACCGCCGACACCCTGATGGCGATCCGGCACGCCCGCGAGCAGGGCGCCCGGGTCCTGGCCATCTGCAACACCAACGGCTCCACCATCCCGCGCGAGTCCGACGCGGTGATCTACACCCACGCCGGCCCGGAGATCGGGGTGGCCTCGACCAAGGGGTTCCTCACCCAGCTGATCGCCTGCTACCTCCTCGGGCTCTACCTCGCGCAGGTGCGGGGCACCAAGTTCGGCGACGAGATCGCCGCCGTGGTGCGCGAGCTGGAGCAGATGCCCGAGCACGTGCAGGCGATGCTGGACAAGGCCGAGGAGATCTACGCCCTCGCCGCCGAGCACGCGAAGACCCGGGCCGTGCTGTTCCTCGGCCGGCACGCGGGCTTCCCGATCGCGCTCGAGGGCGCGCTGAAGCTCAAGGAGCTGGCCTACATCCACGCCGAAGGCTTCGCCGCCGGCGAGCTCAAGCACGGCCCGATCGCGCTGATCGAGCCCGGGCTGCCCGTCTTCTGCGTCGTCCCGCCCCGCGGGCGCGACCACCTGCACGAGAAGATGACCAGCGCGATCCAGGAGATCCGGGCGCGCGGGGCGCACACGATCGCGCTCGCCGAGGAGGGCGACGACGCGGCGCGCCCCTACGCCGACCGGCTGATCGAGCTGCCGAAGGTCTCCACCCTGCTGCAGCCCGTCGTGGCCGTCGTACCCCTCCAGCTGTTCGCCTGCGAGCTCGCGACCGTGATGGGCCACGACGTGGACCAGCCGCGGAACCTGGCCAAGTCCGTCAC
- the glmM gene encoding phosphoglucosamine mutase, translating to MAERLFGTDGVRGLANGLLTAELALDLSVAAAHVLVERGDFERPRPLAVVGRDTRVSGHFLEAAVVAGLASAGVDVLLLGVLPTPGVAHLTSALGADLGVVLSASHNPMPDNGIKFLSRGGHKLDDALERSIEARMGEAWQRPVGGDVGRVSTYPSAVEEYAAHLIATTTKPLAGLRVVLDCAEGAAFEVGPRALAGAGAEVIAIHSSPDGLNINLGCGSTHLEPLQAAVREHGADVGFAVDGDADRCLAVDADGNVVDGDQILAILALALRERGQLASDTVVVTVMSNQGFAAAMAEAGVTVERTAVGDRYVLEEMRRSGFALGGEQSGHVIMSDYATTGDGLLTALQVLERMAVTGSSMADLAAVMTRLPQVLVNVTGVDRTRVGSDADLAAAVAREEAELGTTGRVLLRPSGTEPVVRVMVEAPTPDRAAAVADRLAGVVRERLAL from the coding sequence GTGGCGGAGCGACTCTTCGGCACGGACGGGGTCCGGGGCCTGGCGAACGGCCTGCTGACGGCCGAGCTGGCCCTGGACCTCTCCGTGGCCGCTGCCCACGTCCTGGTGGAGCGCGGCGACTTCGAGCGACCCCGACCGCTGGCGGTGGTCGGTCGCGACACCCGCGTCTCGGGGCACTTCCTCGAGGCGGCGGTCGTGGCCGGCCTCGCCTCGGCCGGGGTCGACGTACTCCTGCTCGGGGTGCTGCCCACCCCCGGCGTCGCGCACCTGACCAGCGCGCTCGGCGCCGACCTCGGCGTCGTGCTGTCCGCCTCGCACAACCCGATGCCCGACAACGGGATCAAGTTCCTCTCCCGCGGCGGGCACAAGCTCGACGACGCGCTGGAGCGCTCCATCGAGGCCCGGATGGGGGAGGCGTGGCAGCGGCCCGTCGGCGGCGACGTCGGCCGGGTCTCGACGTACCCCTCCGCCGTCGAGGAGTACGCCGCCCACCTCATCGCCACCACCACCAAGCCGCTGGCCGGCCTGCGCGTGGTGCTGGACTGCGCCGAGGGGGCGGCCTTCGAGGTTGGCCCCCGGGCGCTCGCCGGGGCCGGGGCCGAGGTGATCGCGATCCACTCCTCGCCCGACGGGCTCAACATCAACCTGGGCTGCGGGTCCACGCACCTGGAGCCCCTCCAGGCCGCCGTCCGCGAGCACGGCGCCGACGTGGGCTTCGCCGTCGACGGGGACGCCGACCGCTGCCTGGCCGTGGACGCCGACGGCAACGTCGTCGACGGCGACCAGATCCTCGCGATCCTCGCCCTCGCGCTGCGCGAGCGCGGCCAGCTCGCCTCGGACACCGTCGTGGTCACCGTGATGAGCAACCAGGGCTTCGCCGCGGCGATGGCCGAGGCGGGCGTGACGGTGGAGCGGACCGCCGTGGGCGACCGCTACGTCCTGGAGGAGATGCGCCGCTCCGGCTTCGCCCTCGGCGGCGAGCAGTCCGGGCACGTGATCATGAGCGACTACGCCACCACCGGCGACGGGCTGCTCACCGCGCTCCAGGTGCTGGAGCGCATGGCCGTCACCGGCTCCTCGATGGCCGACCTCGCCGCGGTGATGACCCGGCTCCCGCAGGTGCTGGTCAACGTCACCGGTGTCGACCGGACCCGGGTCGGCTCCGACGCCGACCTGGCCGCCGCCGTCGCGCGGGAGGAGGCCGAGCTCGGCACCACCGGCCGGGTGCTCCTGCGCCCCTCGGGCACCGAGCCGGTCGTCCGGGTGATGGTCGAGGCCCCCACCCCCGACCGTGCCGCCGCCGTCGCCGACCGGCTCGCCGGGGTCGTCCGGGAGCGGCTGGCCCTCTGA
- the coaA gene encoding type I pantothenate kinase: MSHSGAPAETSPYVELERDDWAALAPQMESPLSPAEIAALRGLGDELDLAEVQQVYLPLSRLLSLYVGANSHLHRAQEEFLARPHPPRTPFVIGLAGSVAVGKSTTARVLQQMLAHWPEHPNVALVTTDGFLHPNAELERRGILHRKGFPESYDRRALLRFVMDIKSGKDEVEAPTYSHLVYDVVPDEKIVISRPDILILEGLNVLQPPRTREDGRTGLALSDLFDFSVYVDARAADIREWYVNRFLRLRETAFRDPASYFSRYAALTHDEAVATATEIWDSINGPNLVDNIAPTRQRATLVLRKDRDHSVRYVRLRKI, translated from the coding sequence ATGTCGCACTCCGGGGCGCCGGCCGAGACGTCGCCGTACGTCGAGCTCGAGCGCGACGACTGGGCGGCCCTGGCGCCCCAGATGGAGTCGCCCCTCTCCCCCGCCGAGATCGCCGCGCTGCGCGGCCTGGGCGACGAGCTGGACCTCGCGGAGGTGCAGCAGGTCTACCTGCCGCTCTCCCGGCTGCTCAGCCTGTACGTCGGGGCGAACTCGCACCTGCACCGCGCGCAGGAGGAGTTCCTCGCCCGCCCGCACCCGCCCCGGACCCCGTTCGTGATCGGCCTCGCCGGGTCGGTCGCGGTCGGGAAGTCGACCACCGCGCGCGTGCTGCAGCAGATGCTGGCGCACTGGCCCGAGCACCCGAACGTGGCGCTGGTGACCACCGACGGCTTCCTCCACCCCAACGCCGAGCTGGAGCGGCGCGGGATCCTGCACCGCAAGGGATTCCCGGAGTCCTACGACCGCCGGGCGCTGCTGCGGTTCGTCATGGACATCAAGTCCGGCAAGGACGAGGTCGAGGCGCCGACGTACTCCCATCTCGTCTACGACGTCGTCCCCGACGAGAAGATCGTGATCAGCCGGCCCGACATCCTCATCCTGGAGGGCCTCAACGTGCTCCAGCCGCCGCGGACGCGCGAGGACGGCCGGACCGGGCTGGCGCTGAGCGACCTGTTCGACTTCTCGGTGTACGTCGACGCCCGGGCCGCCGACATCCGCGAGTGGTACGTCAACCGCTTCCTGCGGCTGCGCGAGACCGCCTTCCGCGACCCGGCGTCGTACTTCTCCCGCTATGCCGCGCTCACCCACGACGAGGCGGTCGCCACGGCCACCGAGATCTGGGACAGCATCAACGGCCCGAACCTGGTGGACAACATCGCCCCCACCCGGCAGCGGGCGACCCTGGTGCTGCGCAAGGACCGCGACCACTCGGTCCGCTACGTCCGGCTCCGGAAGATCTAG